A part of Corynebacterium afermentans subsp. lipophilum genomic DNA contains:
- the merA gene encoding mercury(II) reductase: protein MTNEKFDLAIIGSGGGAFAAAIRATGLGKRVVMVERGTVGGTCVNTGCVPSKALLAAAEARHVALDSARFPGVAASAGPVDMPALIQGKAALVESMRTEKYVDLAADYGWTMISGDASFTGTQDAPLLRVISPDGAVRTIEAGHYLVATGSAPYVPPVPGLAEAGYLTSTTAMELDEVPESMLILGGGYVALEMAQLFSRLGSRVTMLVRSRLASQEEPEASKALAGVFADEGIRVVRRAMADSVASGPDGVSVTANVAGGEEVFRASHILVALGRRPVTEGLDLDAVGVKTGASGEIVVDSRLATSNPRVWAAGDATGHREFVYVAAAHGALAVDNAFTDALAEVDYRHLPRVTFTSPAIGAVGMTEKEAVAAGISCECRVLPLEYVPRAVVNRDTRGFIKVVADRDTGRILGLSAVAKDAGEIAAAGVYILEAGMTTAQVAAAWSPYLTMAEGIRIAAKAFNTDVSKLSCCA from the coding sequence ATGACAAACGAAAAGTTCGATCTGGCGATTATTGGTTCCGGCGGCGGAGCGTTTGCGGCCGCGATCCGGGCCACCGGGCTGGGCAAGCGCGTCGTGATGGTGGAGCGCGGCACCGTGGGCGGGACATGCGTGAACACGGGCTGCGTCCCGTCGAAGGCGCTCCTGGCTGCCGCGGAGGCCCGCCACGTGGCGTTGGATTCGGCCCGCTTCCCTGGGGTGGCGGCCTCGGCGGGCCCGGTGGACATGCCGGCCCTGATTCAGGGCAAGGCCGCGCTGGTTGAAAGCATGCGCACGGAGAAGTACGTCGATCTGGCCGCGGACTACGGGTGGACGATGATCTCGGGGGACGCGTCGTTCACCGGAACCCAGGACGCACCGCTGCTCCGGGTGATCTCCCCGGATGGTGCAGTGAGAACGATCGAGGCCGGGCACTACCTCGTGGCCACTGGCTCCGCACCCTACGTGCCCCCCGTTCCCGGACTGGCCGAGGCCGGGTACCTGACCTCGACGACGGCGATGGAACTGGACGAGGTGCCCGAATCAATGCTGATCCTGGGCGGAGGCTATGTTGCCCTGGAGATGGCACAGCTTTTCTCCCGGCTGGGCTCCCGGGTGACCATGCTGGTCCGTTCCCGGTTGGCCTCGCAGGAGGAACCGGAGGCATCCAAGGCGTTGGCGGGGGTGTTCGCCGACGAGGGGATCCGGGTGGTCCGGCGGGCCATGGCCGACTCCGTGGCCTCCGGCCCGGACGGGGTCTCGGTGACGGCAAACGTGGCCGGGGGCGAGGAGGTGTTCCGCGCTTCCCACATCCTCGTGGCACTGGGCCGCCGCCCGGTGACCGAGGGACTGGACCTTGACGCCGTCGGGGTGAAGACCGGCGCATCCGGCGAGATCGTGGTCGATTCCCGCCTGGCCACGTCCAACCCGCGGGTTTGGGCCGCCGGGGACGCGACCGGCCATCGGGAGTTCGTTTACGTCGCAGCGGCCCACGGCGCCCTAGCCGTGGACAATGCGTTCACCGATGCCCTGGCCGAGGTCGACTACCGGCACCTGCCCCGTGTCACCTTCACCAGTCCCGCCATCGGGGCGGTCGGGATGACGGAAAAGGAAGCTGTCGCCGCCGGGATCAGCTGCGAGTGCCGGGTCCTCCCCCTGGAGTACGTGCCGCGAGCCGTGGTCAACCGCGACACCCGCGGCTTCATCAAGGTTGTCGCGGACCGCGACACCGGACGGATCCTGGGCCTCTCCGCGGTGGCCAAGGACGCCGGGGAAATCGCCGCCGCCGGCGTCTACATCCTCGAAGCGGGCATGACCACCGCGCAGGTCGCCGCCGCCTGGAGCCCCTACCTGACGATGGCCGAGGGCATCAGGATCGCCGCCAAGGCCTTCAACACCGACGTCTCCAAGCTCTCCTGCTGCGCCTGA
- a CDS encoding IS6-like element ISCef5 family transposase, with protein MGIFSGRHFPREIILWAVRWYCRYGLSYRDLEEMMTERGVPVDHSTIYRWVQKYAPELDKQTRWYRQVPDWQARSWRVDETYIRVGGKWCYLYRAITAGGHTLDFYLSPKRNVAAAKRFLAKTLRSNTITGFPRVINTDKAPSLARAIAELKSEGICPQTVEHRQVKYLNNVIEGDHGRLKRILGPKGAFKNRTSAYRTLKGMEAMHSLRKGQGAMFAYEQPNPDAVIVSRVFEAA; from the coding sequence ATGGGCATCTTCTCCGGTCGTCATTTCCCCCGTGAAATCATCCTGTGGGCGGTCCGGTGGTACTGCCGCTACGGGCTCAGCTACCGCGATCTGGAAGAAATGATGACCGAACGCGGCGTACCGGTCGATCACAGCACCATCTACCGCTGGGTCCAGAAATATGCTCCTGAGCTGGACAAGCAGACCCGGTGGTACCGACAAGTCCCGGATTGGCAGGCCCGGTCCTGGCGGGTGGACGAGACCTATATCCGGGTCGGGGGAAAGTGGTGCTACCTCTATCGGGCCATCACCGCGGGTGGGCATACCCTGGATTTTTACCTGTCCCCAAAGCGTAATGTCGCCGCAGCGAAGCGTTTCCTGGCCAAGACCCTGAGGTCGAACACGATAACCGGGTTCCCGCGGGTGATCAACACCGATAAAGCACCCTCCCTGGCCAGGGCAATCGCCGAGTTGAAGTCAGAGGGAATCTGCCCGCAGACCGTGGAACACCGGCAGGTGAAATACCTCAATAACGTCATTGAAGGAGATCATGGGCGGCTGAAACGGATCCTCGGACCGAAGGGGGCGTTCAAAAACCGGACCTCGGCGTACCGGACGTTGAAAGGGATGGAAGCGATGCACTCATTACGGAAAGGCCAGGGCGCGATGTTTGCCTACGAGCAACCGAACCCGGATGCGGTGATCGTCAGCCGGGTGTTCGAGGCTGCCTGA
- a CDS encoding ThiF family adenylyltransferase, translating to MLPERELKRTARQMNLPGFGPEQQQRLYDAHVLVIGAGGLGCPIMQTLAATGVGRITVWDDDTVDLTNIHRQILFGASDVGRSKVDVTAERLRALQPDIQVTAVNDRLTPDNFIEALDGIDLLIDGSDTFATKFMAADAAEITGTPLLWGSVLRYRGDIALWHSGPGAPADGVGLRDLYPTQPDADSVPDCATAGVLGVTTSVVGSLMSTEAVKFLAGIGEVRIGRLHMYDALSATMRRFTVTRDPARELATTLSTYTEACTVNTEGQELFDALTSHQLPSIDVREPHEKAIADLPVPGANLPLSEVERDPDAVSRTFKQFSPGDEVVVYCAGGVRSEGFVEKHRAFAETLGISLKSLPGGVQRWA from the coding sequence GTGCTGCCCGAGCGAGAACTCAAGCGCACCGCGCGCCAGATGAACCTGCCCGGCTTCGGCCCGGAGCAACAACAGCGCCTTTACGACGCCCACGTGCTGGTCATCGGCGCGGGCGGGCTGGGCTGCCCGATCATGCAGACGCTGGCCGCAACCGGCGTCGGCCGCATCACCGTGTGGGACGACGACACGGTGGATCTGACCAACATCCACCGCCAGATCCTCTTCGGCGCTTCCGACGTGGGCCGTAGCAAGGTCGACGTGACCGCCGAAAGGTTGCGCGCGCTACAGCCGGACATCCAGGTCACGGCGGTGAACGACCGTCTCACGCCCGACAACTTCATCGAGGCGCTCGACGGCATCGACCTGCTCATCGACGGCTCCGACACGTTTGCCACCAAGTTCATGGCCGCCGACGCCGCCGAAATCACCGGCACGCCGCTGTTGTGGGGTTCAGTGCTGCGCTACCGCGGCGACATTGCCCTGTGGCACTCCGGCCCCGGCGCGCCCGCGGACGGGGTCGGTCTTCGCGACCTCTACCCCACCCAGCCGGACGCGGATTCCGTGCCGGACTGCGCCACCGCCGGCGTGCTCGGCGTGACCACCTCGGTGGTCGGCTCACTCATGTCCACTGAAGCGGTGAAGTTCCTCGCCGGCATCGGCGAGGTGCGCATCGGCCGGCTGCACATGTACGACGCACTGTCCGCCACGATGCGCCGCTTCACCGTCACCCGCGACCCGGCACGCGAGCTCGCCACCACTCTGAGCACCTACACCGAGGCGTGCACCGTGAACACCGAAGGGCAAGAGCTTTTCGACGCCCTCACGTCCCACCAACTGCCCTCTATCGACGTCCGCGAACCGCACGAGAAAGCGATCGCGGATCTGCCCGTGCCGGGGGCAAACCTCCCGCTCAGCGAGGTGGAGCGGGACCCGGATGCTGTATCGAGGACGTTTAAGCAGTTCTCGCCCGGCGACGAGGTTGTCGTGTATTGCGCTGGTGGTGTGCGCTCCGAAGGGTTCGTCGAGAAGCATCGGGCGTTTGCCGAAACATTGGGGATTTCTTTGAAATCTTTGCCCGGAGGCGTGCAACGCTGGGCATAA
- a CDS encoding thiazole synthase, with product MLEIAGKQFGSHLIMGTGGASSFDMLEQALKASGTELTTVAMRRHSATTGGGESVFDLLKRLGIAPLPNTAGCRTARDAVITAKLAREALGTDWVKLEVIADDRTLLPDVVETVDACEMLIDEGFTVLAYTSDDPVAAKRLEDLGAAAVMPLGSPIGTGLGILNPHNIELICSRAEVPVLIDAGVGTASDASLAMELGCSGVLLASAVNRCQDPVAMAQAMRHAVEAGRLARAAGRIPKREHAVASSTFDGLASWADEVL from the coding sequence GTGCTGGAAATCGCCGGAAAGCAGTTCGGCTCGCACCTGATCATGGGCACGGGCGGGGCGAGCTCCTTTGACATGCTGGAGCAGGCCTTGAAGGCCTCCGGCACGGAGCTGACCACGGTGGCGATGCGCCGCCACAGCGCCACCACCGGCGGCGGGGAGAGCGTGTTCGACCTGCTCAAGCGCCTGGGCATCGCGCCGCTGCCGAACACCGCGGGCTGCCGTACCGCGCGCGACGCGGTGATCACGGCGAAGCTGGCGCGCGAGGCGCTGGGCACCGATTGGGTGAAACTCGAGGTCATCGCGGACGACCGCACGCTGCTTCCCGACGTGGTGGAGACCGTGGACGCCTGCGAGATGCTCATCGACGAGGGCTTTACCGTGCTGGCCTACACCTCCGACGACCCGGTGGCCGCCAAGCGCCTCGAGGACCTGGGCGCGGCGGCGGTGATGCCGCTGGGCTCGCCGATCGGCACCGGGCTTGGCATTTTGAACCCGCACAACATCGAGCTGATCTGCTCGCGCGCGGAGGTGCCGGTGCTTATCGACGCCGGCGTGGGCACCGCCTCCGACGCATCGCTCGCCATGGAGCTGGGCTGCTCGGGCGTGCTACTGGCGAGTGCGGTGAACCGCTGCCAGGACCCGGTGGCGATGGCGCAGGCCATGCGGCACGCGGTGGAGGCCGGCAGACTTGCGCGCGCCGCCGGGCGGATTCCGAAGCGCGAGCACGCCGTGGCGTCCTCCACCTTCGACGGCCTGGCCAGCTGGGCGGACGAGGTTTTGTAA
- the thiS gene encoding sulfur carrier protein ThiS: protein MNITLNGEAATTAAATVEELVAEVGAPADGTAVAIDGEVVPRSQWGRKLIDGCSADILTAVQGG, encoded by the coding sequence ATGAACATCACGCTCAACGGAGAAGCAGCCACCACCGCCGCCGCGACGGTAGAGGAACTGGTGGCGGAGGTCGGCGCGCCCGCGGACGGCACCGCGGTGGCCATCGACGGCGAGGTCGTGCCGCGATCACAGTGGGGGCGAAAGCTTATCGACGGCTGCTCCGCCGACATCCTCACCGCAGTGCAAGGAGGCTAA
- the thiO gene encoding glycine oxidase ThiO codes for MSSVNVSVVGAGVIGLATALTLADRGHTVTVHDPEPASGASHHAGGMLAPTAEVVYKQDPLFPLMRASAEWYPDLIKLTAKYTDLPTGYRTDGTFVVARDTADKTHLDELRDYQSRHGMAVDKLTVRQARKLEPALSPAINGAVSIDGDHQVQPRLFTRALIDACRSANVTFTTNHIDRLDQLEDADQVVVANGLGASQLVEGLDLRPVYGDVLHVRVPKHQYPLLTRVVRGFVEDRPVYLIPRKDGTLTIGATTREDGRGQPQVQGIHQLLRDAIELVPALEECDFVEATAGARPGTPDDLPYLGRIDERTVVSTGYFRHGILLAGLGARVGAELVDRQEPSIDLTACDPRRHS; via the coding sequence CTGTCAAGCGTGAATGTTTCGGTCGTCGGCGCAGGAGTTATCGGCCTGGCCACCGCGCTTACGCTCGCGGACCGCGGCCACACGGTCACGGTCCACGACCCCGAGCCCGCCTCCGGCGCCTCCCATCACGCGGGTGGCATGCTCGCCCCGACTGCGGAGGTGGTGTACAAGCAGGACCCCCTCTTCCCGCTGATGCGCGCCTCCGCCGAGTGGTACCCGGACCTGATCAAGCTCACCGCCAAGTACACGGACCTGCCCACGGGTTACCGCACGGACGGCACCTTCGTCGTCGCCCGCGACACCGCGGACAAGACCCACCTGGACGAGCTGCGCGATTACCAGTCCCGGCACGGCATGGCGGTGGACAAGCTCACCGTGCGCCAGGCCCGGAAGCTCGAGCCGGCGCTCTCCCCCGCCATCAACGGCGCTGTCAGCATCGACGGCGACCACCAGGTGCAGCCCCGCCTGTTTACGCGTGCGCTTATCGACGCCTGCCGGTCCGCCAACGTCACCTTCACCACCAACCACATCGACCGCCTCGACCAGCTCGAAGATGCCGACCAGGTGGTCGTCGCCAACGGTCTCGGCGCAAGCCAGCTCGTGGAAGGCTTGGACCTGCGCCCGGTGTACGGAGACGTCCTGCACGTGCGCGTGCCCAAGCACCAGTACCCGCTGCTCACTCGCGTGGTCCGCGGGTTCGTGGAGGATCGCCCCGTCTACCTCATCCCTAGAAAAGACGGCACGCTGACCATCGGCGCGACCACCCGCGAGGACGGCCGCGGTCAGCCCCAGGTCCAGGGCATCCACCAGCTGTTGCGCGACGCCATCGAGCTCGTCCCGGCGCTGGAGGAGTGCGACTTCGTCGAGGCCACCGCGGGCGCGCGCCCCGGCACGCCGGACGACCTGCCTTACCTCGGCCGCATCGACGAGCGCACGGTCGTGTCCACCGGCTACTTCCGGCACGGGATTTTGTTGGCGGGGTTGGGGGCGCGGGTTGGGGCGGAGCTCGTCGATAGGCAGGAGCCCTCAATAGACTTGACCGCGTGCGACCCGAGGAGGCATTCATGA
- a CDS encoding thiamine phosphate synthase, with protein sequence MTKPLDLRCYFVTGQGPDVVERARQAAAGGAGVIQVRSKPITARELYALSRAVAEAVRSVNPQTHVLIDDRADVAAALRNQGISGVHVGQDDLDVRVVRELLGPDAIIGLTTGTLELVQAANEHKDVIDYIGCGPFRATPTKDSGRAPIGLDGYPELVAASELPLVAIGDVTADDAYDLARAGVDGLAIVRGIMHAGDAKAYCERVIAEFERGAQDHAATG encoded by the coding sequence GTGACTAAGCCTCTTGATCTTCGCTGTTACTTCGTCACTGGCCAGGGCCCGGACGTCGTGGAGCGCGCCCGCCAGGCTGCCGCCGGCGGCGCGGGCGTGATCCAGGTCCGCTCGAAGCCGATCACCGCCCGCGAGCTCTACGCGCTCTCCCGCGCCGTGGCCGAAGCGGTCCGCTCCGTCAACCCGCAGACGCATGTGCTTATCGACGACCGCGCCGACGTCGCCGCCGCCCTCCGCAATCAGGGCATCTCCGGCGTCCACGTCGGGCAGGACGACCTGGACGTGCGCGTGGTGCGCGAGCTGCTTGGCCCGGACGCGATCATCGGCCTGACCACCGGCACCTTAGAGCTGGTTCAGGCCGCCAACGAGCACAAAGACGTCATCGATTACATCGGTTGCGGGCCGTTTCGCGCCACGCCCACGAAGGATTCCGGCCGGGCCCCGATCGGGCTGGACGGCTACCCGGAGCTGGTGGCCGCCTCCGAGCTGCCGCTGGTGGCCATCGGCGACGTCACCGCGGACGACGCCTACGACCTAGCGCGGGCAGGCGTAGACGGGCTCGCTATCGTGCGCGGCATCATGCACGCCGGCGACGCGAAGGCGTACTGCGAGCGTGTGATCGCCGAGTTCGAGCGAGGTGCGCAGGACCACGCAGCCACCGGCTAG
- a CDS encoding DUF7218 family protein, with protein sequence MADSIKDPELYEALLREGNSKSKAAAIANAAARDGRSAVGERGGESGSYEDWTKDELYARAQELDIEGRSEMTKDELIEALRD encoded by the coding sequence ATGGCTGATTCGATTAAGGATCCCGAGCTCTACGAGGCCCTGCTGCGCGAGGGCAACTCCAAGTCCAAGGCCGCCGCCATTGCGAATGCGGCCGCCCGCGACGGCCGCTCCGCAGTCGGCGAGCGCGGCGGCGAGTCCGGCTCCTACGAGGATTGGACCAAAGACGAGCTGTACGCCCGCGCCCAGGAGCTCGACATCGAGGGCCGCTCCGAAATGACCAAAGACGAGTTGATCGAGGCGCTGCGTGACTAA
- a CDS encoding cation diffusion facilitator family transporter, which produces MWLSIAASALTIALKATAALVTGSVGFLSDAIESGINLIAAAVGLWALKLSAKPADANHHFGHARAEYFSAQVEGSLILLASVAIIYTAVDRLINPVPVEQLGIGLAFSVAATVLNGAVGVLLIRAGKKYRSTTLDADGHHLLTDVWTTVGVIVGMALVWLTGWQPLDPIVALIVGANIMFTGYKLLKGAILGLLAESLPKEENQIVHAYLDEYAAANGVKFTSVRTTAAGRERMVNLVMQVPGDWTVARAHDRADEVEVGVAEALGGAETIVHVEPLGHPTRTGPLTV; this is translated from the coding sequence ATGTGGCTTTCCATCGCCGCATCAGCACTGACCATCGCGCTGAAAGCGACTGCAGCGCTTGTGACGGGCTCCGTGGGCTTTCTTTCAGACGCCATCGAATCCGGAATTAACCTCATCGCCGCCGCGGTGGGCCTGTGGGCGCTGAAGCTGTCCGCCAAACCTGCGGACGCCAACCACCACTTCGGCCACGCCCGCGCCGAATATTTCTCGGCACAGGTGGAAGGTTCACTGATTCTGCTGGCGTCGGTGGCCATCATCTACACCGCCGTAGACAGGCTGATCAACCCCGTGCCGGTAGAGCAGCTCGGCATCGGCCTTGCGTTTTCTGTGGCTGCGACGGTGCTCAACGGCGCGGTGGGTGTGCTACTTATCCGCGCGGGCAAGAAGTACCGCTCCACCACCCTGGATGCCGACGGGCACCATTTGCTCACCGACGTCTGGACCACCGTCGGCGTCATCGTCGGCATGGCGCTGGTGTGGCTGACCGGCTGGCAGCCCCTCGACCCGATCGTGGCGCTGATCGTGGGCGCGAACATCATGTTCACCGGCTACAAGCTGCTCAAGGGCGCAATCCTGGGCCTGCTGGCGGAATCGCTGCCGAAGGAAGAAAACCAGATCGTCCACGCCTACCTAGACGAGTACGCCGCCGCCAACGGCGTGAAGTTCACCTCGGTGCGCACCACCGCCGCCGGCCGCGAGCGCATGGTCAACCTGGTCATGCAGGTCCCCGGCGACTGGACGGTCGCCCGCGCCCACGACCGCGCCGATGAGGTGGAGGTCGGCGTGGCCGAAGCCCTCGGCGGCGCGGAGACAATCGTCCACGTGGAGCCGCTGGGGCACCCCACCCGCACAGGCCCGCTGACAGTCTAG
- a CDS encoding BCCT family transporter: MARTRRLQSDPLIFFSALGFVLVFVAATLVFGDQARETYAAVSGWLMDHFTWLYVGGVSATLVFLIVVFVSRYGNLRLGDDDDEPEYSYPVWFAMLFAAGMGATLLFWGAAEPLNHAYNPPRGGYDSMSREAIIQAFQFTYYHFGIHMWVIFTLPGLAVGYFVYKRKMPARMSSMFSPLLGGKVYDTPGKLLDALGIIGTVFGLAVSVGLGVLQISAGMNILWDVPLVTPVQIGIICAITLAASISVATGLDKGVKILSNLNIVGTILLMIFVLLTGPTLKLLGQITESFGIYAQSLPELMFWVDSYNDNPGWHATWTAFYWAWTICWSPFVGMFFARISRGRTVREFIGGTLLLPTTFDLIWFSIFGRAAIDMEEQDPGVLTKPVVEDGDTPQALFTLLADYPLYAVTGALALVVIVFYFVTSMDSAAVVMDMFASGEENKSPTYYRVGWVVAVGLVTGALLFINDSGIEALQQVVIIIALPFFFMYFVMMYSLTKAMNDDSAAARKTRSRTWEKTDTAEKLEEGENKPAPGYDSEGNEVERPELEYDAEDDSWKLPEGFRLDRSGENDTLVDDRRSDQ; this comes from the coding sequence ATGGCGCGTACACGCCGTTTGCAATCTGATCCCCTTATTTTCTTCTCCGCGCTGGGTTTCGTCCTAGTGTTCGTCGCAGCCACGCTGGTGTTCGGCGACCAGGCGCGTGAAACCTACGCGGCCGTCTCCGGCTGGCTGATGGACCATTTCACGTGGCTCTACGTCGGCGGTGTGTCGGCCACGCTGGTATTCCTCATCGTGGTGTTCGTCTCCCGCTATGGCAACCTGCGCCTGGGCGATGACGACGACGAGCCGGAGTATTCCTACCCCGTCTGGTTTGCCATGCTGTTCGCCGCCGGCATGGGCGCGACCCTGCTGTTCTGGGGTGCGGCCGAGCCGCTGAACCACGCTTACAACCCGCCGCGCGGGGGCTACGACTCCATGAGCCGCGAGGCGATTATCCAGGCGTTTCAGTTCACCTACTACCACTTCGGCATCCACATGTGGGTCATCTTCACGCTGCCAGGGCTGGCGGTGGGGTACTTCGTGTATAAGCGCAAGATGCCCGCGCGTATGTCGTCGATGTTCTCGCCGCTGCTTGGCGGCAAGGTGTACGACACCCCGGGCAAGCTGCTCGATGCCCTGGGCATCATCGGCACCGTCTTCGGCCTCGCCGTGTCGGTGGGCTTGGGCGTGCTGCAGATTTCTGCGGGCATGAACATTCTTTGGGACGTCCCCCTGGTGACCCCCGTACAAATCGGCATCATCTGTGCGATCACCCTCGCCGCCTCGATTTCCGTGGCCACCGGCCTGGACAAGGGCGTGAAGATCCTGTCCAACCTGAACATCGTCGGCACGATCCTGCTGATGATCTTCGTGCTGCTCACCGGCCCCACGCTGAAGCTGCTCGGCCAGATCACCGAGTCCTTCGGCATCTACGCGCAGTCGCTGCCGGAGCTGATGTTCTGGGTGGATTCTTACAACGACAACCCGGGCTGGCACGCCACCTGGACGGCCTTCTACTGGGCGTGGACGATCTGCTGGTCGCCGTTTGTGGGCATGTTCTTCGCCCGCATCTCCCGCGGCCGCACCGTGCGCGAGTTCATCGGCGGCACGCTGCTTTTGCCAACCACCTTCGACCTGATCTGGTTTTCCATCTTCGGCCGCGCCGCCATTGACATGGAAGAGCAGGACCCGGGCGTATTGACCAAGCCAGTCGTCGAAGACGGCGACACCCCGCAGGCGCTGTTTACCCTGCTGGCGGACTACCCCCTCTACGCCGTCACCGGAGCCCTGGCACTGGTGGTGATCGTGTTCTACTTTGTCACCTCCATGGACTCCGCTGCGGTGGTTATGGACATGTTCGCCTCCGGCGAGGAGAACAAGTCCCCCACCTACTACCGGGTCGGCTGGGTCGTCGCCGTCGGTTTGGTTACAGGCGCACTGCTGTTCATCAACGACTCCGGCATTGAGGCCCTGCAGCAAGTGGTGATCATCATCGCGCTGCCGTTCTTCTTCATGTACTTCGTCATGATGTACTCGCTGACGAAGGCGATGAACGACGACTCCGCCGCGGCGCGCAAGACCCGCTCCCGCACCTGGGAGAAGACCGACACCGCAGAAAAGCTCGAGGAGGGCGAGAACAAGCCCGCGCCGGGCTACGACTCGGAAGGCAACGAGGTCGAGCGCCCCGAGCTCGAGTACGACGCGGAGGACGATTCCTGGAAGCTCCCGGAGGGCTTCAGGTTGGATCGCAGCGGCGAGAACGACACGCTTGTCGACGACCGCAGGTCCGACCAGTAG
- a CDS encoding GNAT family N-acetyltransferase translates to MTPMQVHQLYKLRVDVFVAEQNCPFKEIDDQDANPETRHILAFDGETLAGCARVFPTEDGSRFGRFVVHPDFRGSGLGPQIVRTGIEYTERFDGDLIVEAQSGLVGYYEQFGLVAEGDEFLDTGIPHRKMRLAR, encoded by the coding sequence ATGACACCCATGCAGGTCCACCAGCTGTACAAGCTACGTGTGGACGTCTTCGTGGCCGAGCAGAACTGCCCTTTCAAGGAGATCGACGACCAAGACGCAAACCCTGAGACCCGCCACATCCTCGCCTTCGACGGCGAGACGCTGGCCGGCTGCGCCCGCGTCTTCCCCACCGAGGACGGCTCGCGCTTCGGCCGGTTTGTGGTCCACCCCGATTTCCGCGGGTCCGGCCTCGGCCCACAGATCGTGCGCACCGGCATCGAATACACCGAGCGCTTCGACGGCGACCTCATCGTGGAGGCCCAGTCCGGCCTGGTGGGCTACTACGAGCAGTTCGGGCTTGTTGCCGAGGGCGACGAGTTCCTCGACACCGGCATCCCGCACAGAAAAATGCGGCTGGCCCGCTAG
- a CDS encoding DUF418 domain-containing protein, with the protein MHETANAEQHQPPQQPTQQRPRLIVPDLARGTALLGIAMANAAQGWVINDWSEDQSRVGWSVGGVRPDSLIDQIGAVFAAMFIHVRGLPMFSTLLGFGFGLVAASLYRKHYPAKQARRVLYRRYGALALFGVAHMFLLFYGDIMLTYGLVGIFLAAMLTLSSKTLRIIAYTILGLFTALGVAGGIASFYFDASGGFNQSEPTATFDTFGAYFSFNLDMALGQLVAQPFAVLQLLSLAIIGYVWAREQVLIDVHAHRRTLITWSIITGLVILCVGLPWGLAAAGVLPDEWELPLFMLNQALGYLTGPGILALLALATDELNNQVPGWARAFVALGKRSMSGYLAQSFLFIAICTPAFLGIGLDASVTGKLIIGFVVWLISLLLAVLLDRAGKQGPFEWAHRHLSYGKTGRIEPKYDQPQITA; encoded by the coding sequence ATGCACGAAACCGCCAACGCCGAACAGCACCAACCACCGCAGCAACCCACGCAGCAACGCCCCCGCCTGATCGTCCCGGACCTCGCGCGCGGCACCGCCCTGTTGGGCATCGCGATGGCCAACGCCGCCCAGGGGTGGGTGATCAACGACTGGTCGGAGGACCAGTCCCGGGTCGGCTGGTCCGTCGGCGGCGTGCGCCCGGACAGCCTGATCGACCAGATCGGCGCCGTCTTCGCGGCCATGTTCATCCACGTGCGCGGCCTGCCGATGTTCTCCACGCTGCTGGGCTTCGGCTTCGGCCTAGTCGCGGCCAGCCTGTACCGCAAGCACTACCCCGCCAAACAGGCCCGGCGCGTGCTGTACCGCCGCTACGGCGCGCTCGCGCTGTTCGGCGTGGCGCACATGTTCCTGCTGTTCTACGGCGACATCATGCTCACCTACGGGCTGGTGGGCATCTTCCTCGCGGCGATGCTCACGCTGAGTTCGAAGACGCTGCGCATCATCGCCTACACCATCCTCGGCCTGTTCACGGCCCTCGGCGTCGCCGGCGGGATCGCGTCGTTCTACTTCGACGCGTCCGGCGGCTTCAACCAGTCCGAACCCACCGCCACCTTCGACACCTTCGGGGCGTACTTCTCGTTCAACCTGGACATGGCACTCGGGCAGCTGGTCGCGCAGCCGTTTGCGGTGCTGCAGCTGTTATCGCTTGCCATCATCGGCTACGTGTGGGCGAGGGAGCAAGTGCTTATCGACGTCCACGCGCACCGCCGCACCCTCATCACCTGGAGCATCATCACCGGGCTGGTCATCCTCTGCGTCGGCCTGCCCTGGGGCTTAGCCGCCGCGGGCGTGCTGCCGGACGAGTGGGAGCTGCCGCTGTTCATGCTCAACCAGGCGCTCGGTTACCTCACCGGCCCGGGCATCCTGGCGCTGCTCGCGCTGGCTACAGACGAGCTGAACAACCAGGTCCCCGGTTGGGCGCGGGCGTTCGTAGCGCTGGGCAAGCGCTCCATGTCGGGGTATCTCGCGCAGTCGTTCCTCTTCATCGCGATTTGCACCCCGGCGTTTTTGGGCATCGGCCTGGACGCCTCGGTCACCGGCAAGCTCATCATCGGCTTTGTGGTGTGGTTGATTAGCCTGCTGCTGGCGGTGCTGCTGGACCGGGCGGGCAAGCAAGGCCCATTCGAGTGGGCGCACCGCCACCTCTCCTACGGCAAGACGGGAAGGATTGAGCCGAAATATGATCAGCCTCAAATCACTGCATGA